Proteins encoded within one genomic window of Variovorax sp. OAS795:
- a CDS encoding DSD1 family PLP-dependent enzyme has product MLPASQVNTPLIGIAGGRQSLDTPALLLDLGALTRNIERMAAFAKSRGVGLRPHVKTHKSAEIARRQVAAGAIGVSCVTLGEAEVMVKAGIPDVLITSPAVTPSKIARVVRLARLAGPGGMMVVVDDPRNAADLAEATLGLPHPLEVLVDYGAGYNRTGAASEAQVLELARFIAAEPRLKLRGLQAYAGNLQHIVDRAQRSAAAAGLRRTIAHIVAEAERIGIPFEIVTGAGTGTHDLDAGRDAFTELQAGSYVFMDAEYAQVLAGPGQASPFEVSLFVQTAVVSTHAADWVTVDGGTKCFATDSGVPLVARGADAASRYAFFGDEHGKLLFAGARPTLGDRIEFVTPHCDPTVNLHDAYHVVDGDTLVAIWPVDARGRH; this is encoded by the coding sequence ATGCTTCCTGCATCGCAAGTCAATACGCCGCTGATCGGCATTGCCGGCGGCCGGCAGTCGCTCGATACGCCGGCGCTGCTGCTCGACCTTGGCGCGCTCACGCGCAACATCGAGCGCATGGCCGCGTTCGCCAAGTCACGGGGCGTGGGCCTGCGGCCGCACGTCAAGACGCACAAGTCGGCGGAGATCGCGAGGCGCCAGGTGGCCGCGGGCGCCATCGGCGTGAGCTGCGTGACGCTCGGCGAGGCGGAGGTGATGGTCAAGGCCGGCATTCCCGACGTACTGATCACCTCCCCGGCCGTCACGCCGAGCAAGATCGCGCGCGTGGTCAGGCTTGCCAGGCTTGCGGGGCCCGGCGGAATGATGGTGGTGGTGGACGATCCGCGCAATGCCGCGGACCTTGCCGAGGCCACGCTCGGCCTGCCGCACCCGCTCGAGGTGCTCGTGGACTATGGCGCCGGCTACAACCGCACCGGCGCCGCCAGCGAGGCGCAGGTGCTCGAACTCGCGCGGTTCATCGCGGCCGAGCCGCGGCTGAAGCTGCGCGGCCTGCAGGCCTATGCCGGCAACCTGCAGCACATTGTCGACCGGGCACAGCGCAGCGCCGCGGCTGCCGGCCTGCGCCGGACCATCGCGCACATCGTCGCGGAGGCCGAGCGCATCGGCATCCCTTTCGAGATCGTCACGGGCGCGGGCACCGGCACCCACGACCTCGATGCTGGGCGCGATGCATTCACCGAACTGCAGGCCGGCTCCTATGTCTTCATGGACGCGGAATACGCACAGGTGCTCGCCGGTCCCGGGCAGGCTTCGCCCTTCGAGGTGTCACTCTTCGTGCAGACGGCGGTGGTGAGCACCCATGCGGCGGACTGGGTCACGGTCGATGGCGGCACCAAGTGCTTTGCAACGGACAGCGGCGTTCCGCTGGTGGCCCGCGGCGCCGACGCGGCGAGCCGCTATGCCTTCTTCGGCGACGAGCATGGCAAGCTGCTGTTTGCGGGAGCGCGGCCCACGCTCGGTGACCGCATCGAATTTGTCACGCCCCACTGCGATCCGACGGTCAACCTGCATGACGCCTATCACGTGGTCGATGGCGACACACTGGTTGCGATCTGGCCGGTCGACGCCCGCGGCAGGCATTGA
- a CDS encoding DUF4238 domain-containing protein: protein MGHHYLPRRLLRGFAQENRIWTLDMKCGGDPKLLPIARVAQEPAMYSNELEDRLNSEYEQPFNVILDRLGAGGGIGAQDIEAIARYAMTMLRRVPAGRARSAKALPDVAVAVEREQLRRIDMLEQLVPDERDLAEKGRANISKIMARIRAQDSDWLWHRTLLPENFPRLTAALQQMTWERWQAPAGRQLLIGDSPVLFNEYLGLGHEKAELILPVRSDTALIATWRPGHQGQLRKLSVQQTRLLNARVVARADRWIFFERHEDWIVPFVCKHSKVHDDHVDATKGKAGVQTGVQRRARVVDP from the coding sequence ATGGGCCACCACTATTTGCCGCGTCGGCTCTTGCGGGGTTTTGCGCAAGAGAATCGGATCTGGACGTTGGACATGAAGTGCGGTGGAGACCCCAAACTCCTCCCGATTGCCCGGGTGGCACAAGAGCCCGCGATGTATTCGAACGAACTCGAAGATCGCTTGAACAGCGAGTATGAGCAGCCTTTCAATGTCATTCTTGACCGCCTCGGGGCTGGTGGGGGGATAGGTGCTCAGGACATCGAAGCGATCGCACGTTATGCGATGACCATGCTCCGACGGGTCCCGGCTGGGCGTGCCCGATCGGCGAAGGCTCTGCCCGACGTTGCCGTTGCGGTCGAACGCGAGCAACTCCGGCGGATCGACATGCTTGAGCAGCTTGTGCCAGATGAGCGTGATCTTGCAGAGAAGGGGCGCGCGAACATCTCAAAGATCATGGCGCGAATCAGGGCTCAAGACAGCGATTGGCTTTGGCACAGGACGCTACTTCCGGAGAACTTTCCCCGGCTCACCGCTGCTCTCCAGCAGATGACGTGGGAGCGTTGGCAAGCACCGGCCGGGCGGCAGCTCCTTATCGGCGACAGTCCTGTGCTTTTCAACGAATACTTGGGACTGGGGCACGAAAAGGCCGAGCTGATCCTTCCTGTTCGAAGCGACACGGCACTGATAGCCACTTGGCGCCCGGGGCACCAGGGTCAGCTCCGAAAACTAAGCGTGCAGCAGACGAGGCTGCTCAATGCGCGAGTCGTCGCGCGAGCGGATAGGTGGATCTTCTTCGAGCGCCACGAAGACTGGATCGTGCCGTTTGTGTGCAAGCACTCGAAGGTACACGACGATCATGTGGACGCCACCAAGGGCAAAGCGGGGGTACAAACTGGGGTACAAAGGAGGGCGCGTGTAGTTGACCCTTAG
- a CDS encoding TIGR02391 family protein, which translates to MPTLYDLVPDVDVLLALAPEDLGRVLLRVAKSNLQHNGLIHPQSVAEVLGQPWYPPQYRDRIANTLAEGWAWLDKNILLVPAPGDTNGWRFLSRRANEIVSDEDFAAFREAAAFSRSMLHPSIADKVWLGLSRGDLDDAVFHAFKAVEVAVREAGGFGDGDIGVNLMRKAFGPTGPLSDTTKEAGERDALMNMFAGAIGSYKNPHSHRNVPIEPREAQEMVILASHLLRIIDSRRPAASAGTPVATI; encoded by the coding sequence ATGCCAACCCTCTACGACCTTGTGCCCGACGTGGACGTGCTTCTGGCGCTCGCGCCGGAAGACCTGGGGCGTGTTCTGTTGCGAGTTGCCAAATCAAACCTGCAACACAATGGTTTGATCCATCCGCAGAGCGTCGCCGAAGTGCTCGGCCAGCCCTGGTACCCGCCTCAGTACAGGGATCGGATCGCGAACACGCTGGCGGAGGGCTGGGCATGGCTGGATAAGAACATTCTCCTGGTGCCAGCGCCGGGCGACACAAATGGCTGGCGATTCCTGAGCCGGCGTGCCAACGAGATCGTTTCGGATGAGGACTTCGCTGCGTTCCGCGAGGCTGCGGCATTTTCGCGGTCGATGCTCCACCCCTCGATTGCGGACAAGGTGTGGCTTGGATTATCCCGGGGTGACCTCGACGACGCCGTATTTCATGCGTTCAAAGCTGTCGAGGTCGCGGTGCGGGAGGCGGGGGGATTCGGAGACGGTGACATTGGCGTGAATCTGATGCGCAAGGCCTTCGGGCCAACCGGCCCTCTCAGCGACACAACCAAGGAGGCCGGCGAACGGGACGCGCTGATGAACATGTTTGCCGGTGCCATAGGCTCCTACAAGAATCCGCACTCGCATCGCAATGTCCCCATCGAGCCGCGTGAGGCGCAGGAGATGGTGATCCTGGCATCGCATCTCTTGCGGATCATCGACTCACGCCGCCCGGCTGCGTCAGCCGGTACGCCGGTCGCGACGATCTGA